From Paenibacillus graminis:
CTCTAAAAACACATAATATCGCAATTCGCGTCATATAAAGTATCACAAAAAAGCCGGAATGCATAGTGCCTCATGCTCCAGCTTGCTTATTAGGTAAAAAGCACCCGTTGAACCTTAGATGCGCTATTGTCGAAAAACAACGAACCGCTTTTGCTTTCCTATTTTTTTAGAATGAATTAACATCATACGCCCACTTCAGACCGTTAAATCATTTTCTGATTTTATATTAATAGCTTCTTGTAAAAGTCTTTGGAGAACAGCAGCAAAAACGGCAAGCACCATTGAGGCGAAAATAATGACCAATCCCATTGGTATGAAACTTGGCGGATCAACTCTCTTTCCCATAAGATAGTAAATATACACAAAGCGAGAATGGGGATTCCCATAAGAATAACAGCCATCTGGATTTGAATTTCGAGCAACAGGCATATGCCCCATTTGTCGCCACATTGTTCCATTTGATAATAAAAATTGTCCTCCAAGGCTATTCTTTGGAGGACAATTTTGTTCATTTAATAACCTTATTGATTCAAGCCCTGACTGACTCTGATGACTACATTGCCCTTTTTATGCCCTTGTTCCACATACCGGTGAGCCTCTGCCATTTGTTCTAACGGATAGTACCGGTCAATCACCGACTTAATGTTACCTGACTCCATCAGTTCTTTGAGGAGCTGCAGATCCTGGATGCGTACCTTGGCAATTCCCTGCCCATCTACTGTGACGAATGATCCGTGTGGCTTTAACGCTTTTTTGCGGCTGGATTTGGGGAGTTTGCCAACGGCATCGAAGATGATGTCATACTGTCCGCCTCTTTGGGTACAATCTTCAGCCGTGTAGTCAATGACCTGAGAGGCGCCCAGCGATTTCACCCATTCCAGATTTGCAGTGCTGCATACCCCGTCAACTTCTGCCCCAAAGTGCCTCGCAAGCTGCAGCGCGAAGGTCCCTACTGTGCCTGAAGCTCCATAGATTAGAACCTTTTGTCCCTTTTGTATGTTGGCTTTTCTGAGAAAATAAAGTGCAGTGGTCCCCCCATAAAGCGCAGCGGCAGCTTCTTCATAGGTCGTATTGGCCGGTTTGATGCTCACCATTCCGTCTTCAGACAGACAGGCATACTCAGCGTGTGCGCCAAAACGCATCCCCGTTAAGGCAAAAACCGGGTCGCCTTGCTTAAACCTTGCGACTTCACTGCCTACGGCTACAACTTCACCGGCTAATTCCACTCCCAAAACAGGTTTCCTGGGTTTGCTGAGACCTAAAACGAGACGCATTGGCAGCCATAACAGGGCAGGACTCTTAAAAGTCCGTACTCTAATGTCCCCTGCAGTTACAGTTGACGCATGAACCTTTACGAGCAGCTCTTTGCGTTTGGGGGCAGGTTTTTCCATATCTATAAGGTGCAAAGTTTCCGGTGAACCGTATTTTGTGCATACAATGGCTTTCATGAGTTTCCTCCCGGATGTCGATTTTCAACAAGTATAGCTTCAGCGGGGGAGGGTCATGTAGATACTTAAGTATGGTCTTAGGCAAAAAGCTGCTAATAGCTGTTGGAGACTTTACAATATACCCAGCGTACGTGCACGGGCTATCGCCTCCGTGCGCCGCGAAACCTGAAGTTTGTCAAAGATATTCCGGTTATAGCCCTTAACGGTACTGAGTGCAAGAAACAGCCGGTCTCCAATCTCGCGGTTTGAGAGGCCTTGGGCAATGAGCTGCAGTACTTCGAGCTCCCGCCCGCTCAGTTTTTCGAATAGGGGCTGATCAGACCGGACCTGATGCCCGGAAGACCTCATTGGGATAGATGATGGTTTCTCCGCTGCAAATGCAGCCAGCAGCTTCCTCCGATAGTCCTGCATTTCCTCACAAACCGCTGCTCCGCGCAGCAGCCTTTCAACTTCCGGCCCCTCATCGACAAAGATGCGGATAAAACCGCCCGGCTCAGCAATCCTCATAGCTTCGGCCAGTGTATGCGCCGCCCCGGATTGATCTCCACACCTATAAAGCGCAGCCGCATAGAGAATCATTCCCTTAAGCCGTTCGTCTTCGCAGCCGTTGGCCGCGGCTTGCTTAAGCACCGGCTCCAGCACCGCCAGCACGGCAGAAGTGTCTTCGCGAGCCAAGTTTACCTTGGCCTGGCTGAGGGGAAGCCCGTGCTTCTCCGCGAGGATAGCGGCTGCCTCCAGATTCCCTTGATGAAGCATTACCGGAACCTGCACGGCTGCAATATGGGGAATCTGTGTCCAGTAATGACGCTGGCGGGCGACATGGTCCGCTTGCTTCAGAATAGCAGCCGCTTCGCTCACCTCTCCCCGCGCAAGCTTCAGCCTTGCGAGCAACACTTTTCCTGCAACCCCCCGGTCACTGTCTTCAAATTGCTCGGCAAGCAGAATACTCTGTTGACCATGCAGCATAGCCGTGTCCCATTTGTTCCATTCGTAATAGATTCGCGCTAATCCCAGGTGTGCTTCGCATGCGGCAGGCAGCGGCGGATCGCCTGCCCATTCCAGCACCTGCAGATAGCTCCCGGCTGCAGCCGGTAATTGATTTTCGGCTTCCTGTATATTCCCCTGGCCAAGAGTCGCCATCATTGTAATCATGAGATGTCCGATCCTCTTGCTGACCGATAAGGCATCGTTGTAGGCTGCTCCGGCTAAGCCGCGCTCTCCTTGGAGCTGATAAGCATACCCCAGCGTCCATGCAGCCGCTGCGCGGACCGGCAGATTGTCAGGGTGCAGATATTCCAAGGCGCGGCGCGACTCGGCAATAATGGGATCGGCCTGGTGTTTGCTGACGGCGAGCGTAGCACGAATGGAAGCAATATGTCCTATAAGATCACGGGTTTTCTCGTCCTGTACGGCACCGTGCAGCGCTTGTTCGGCAGCCTGCAGCTTCTGTTCAACACTGGATAGCCGCCCCGTCATCAGGAGTGCGGAGGCATACATCACCCACAAGGAAGGAATTGCATCCAGTTCTTCCCCCGGCATGGCTTGCAGCCAGTTCAGTACAGGAGTTACTGCTCCGCGAAAAAGCAGTGGCATCCCCTCTCCTTCTATCAACCGGGCGGCGCGTTCGGTATCTCCGGCAGCGGCTGCATGATGAAACGCTTCAAGTTCAAAACCATTGTCCTCATACCACCTACTGGCCCGTATGTGTAATGCAGAAACGGTCCTTTCCGCCTCCCCTTTTGATGGGCAGATGCCTTGAGACAGCCGCTCCCGCAGCAAATCTGCAAAGAGATGGTGATAGCGGTACCAGCGTCTTTCGTTGTCTAAAGGGATGAGGAACAGATTCGCATGTTCAAGATATTCCAAGGTCCGTTGTCCGGAAGCAAGAGGTGATCCTTCCGGGTCTTCACCAAGAACAGCATCACACAGCGGGCCGCACATTCTGCCCAGGACCGATGTGAACTGCAAAAAAGCCTGAATGCTTGCGGACTGCTGCTGCAGCACTTCTTCAATCAGATAATCCACGACAAACTTATGGCTGCCGGTGAACGATTGGATGAAGCCGGTATTATCATTGCGCCCCTGCATGGAGAGAGCAGCCAATTGCAGGCCGGCAACCCAGCCTTCTGTGCGGGATTCAAGGAGCCTGACATCTTCAGCGGAAAGCGCCAGACCCATCACCCCGCCCAGAAATTCAGCAGCTTCGGAGGCATTGAACCGCAGGTCTGCAGCCCGAAGTTCAGTCAATTGATGCCGCACCCGGAGCCTTGGCAAAGGCAGCACCGGATCTTCGCGTGTGGCGATGATAAGATGCATCTGCGGCGGCAGGTGCTCTATCAGAAAAACAACTGCTTGGTTAACCGGTCCGGCATCTATCACATGGTAATCGTCAAGGATGAGCACAGAGGGTTCAGACTCAGCGCTAATTTCATTCAACAGTGCCGTTAGCAGCGATTCGATTGGCGGTGGCTGAGGAGATTGAAGCAACGCATACACACTCTCTCCGGTGTTCACCCCGATTGACCTGCAAGCGGCGAACAGATACGTGAGAAAACGTGCGGGATCATTATCTCCCGCATCCAGCGACAGCCATGCGGCTCTGCGTCCGCAGACGGAGAGCCACTCACTGGCGAGTGTTGTTTTACCATAACCCGCAGCGGCCGAGAGGATGGTCAGCTTGCCTTGCAAGCCCTCGTTAAGCCGCTCCAGCAGACGCGGGCGGGCAACGGCTTTTGACCTGGCCGGGGGGATATACAGTTTTGCATCTACAATGGTTATTGTCATAGCTAGATTATAATAATTGCCTTCCTGCAGCGTCAACAAAGCAGCATTCATTTTATGGCGTTATTCCTGCATGTTCTGCATCAGCGGATAATTGAAGGGGAGGCCGGTTTTCCCAAGGAGGAATATCCCTATTTTTTCCGGGTTTCCGGATTCTGCCGTGCTTCAAATTTATTTAATCTTGAATTGCTCAAGCAAGCTCTGCAGTTCCTGAACCATGGAACTTAATGATTTAGCGGAGAATGAAACCTCCTCCATGGAAGCCTGCTGTTGCTCGCTGGCTGCAGCAACATTTTGGGTGGCATCTGACGCTTCGCCGGAAATGCGGGCAAGCTGCTCCATAGTAGCGCTTATTTGCTGGGAGCCGGCAGACATTTGCTCGGAGACTGCAGATACCTCCTGAATTTGGTTAACAATTTGTTGAATTTCCAGTACAATTCCGTTGAATGCTTCTCCTGCGTGTTCCACGAGCACAGTGCCGGAATTAACCGCTTTTGTTCCGATTACAACCGATTGTACCGCAGCTTGCGTCTCTCCTTGCATTTCTTCAATAATCTCCCGAACCTTCCCGGCAGAATCTTTGGTTTGTTCGGATAGCTTACGAATTTCCGCAGCAACTACAGCAAATCCCTTGCCATGCTCGCCAGCGCGCGCTGCTTCAATCCCGGCATTCAAGGACAGCAGATGGGTTTGTGTACTTATCCCGCTTATCACATTGATTATATTGCCTATATCTATGGAACGCTCTCTGAGCTGCTCCATATGCGAAGCCGTGACCGAGACAGAACGATTGGCTTCGTTCATATCATGGACTGCCTGCTGAATGATCTTATTCCCCTGCTCCGCCTGCTGTGAGGTGTTTTGTGAAGCGTCATGCAAAACGGACGAAGACTCAGAAATCCGTTGGATGCCCATTGCCAGTTCCTCAAGCGACCTGGCGCTTTCTTGTGTTCCCGCAAGCTGTGTCTCCGCACCGGCAGCCACTGCTTGAATGGTATGGGCAATATCCTCAGCCACTATACTTGTCTGGTCTGCACTAGCCGTCAGCTCTTCCGCTGTAGAGGCAACGTGCAAGGAATGTTCGGTGACTTTAGCCATCATTTTATTCAGAAGATCGCTTGTATAATTTAAATTTTCTGCCATC
This genomic window contains:
- a CDS encoding LuxR C-terminal-related transcriptional regulator: MTITIVDAKLYIPPARSKAVARPRLLERLNEGLQGKLTILSAAAGYGKTTLASEWLSVCGRRAAWLSLDAGDNDPARFLTYLFAACRSIGVNTGESVYALLQSPQPPPIESLLTALLNEISAESEPSVLILDDYHVIDAGPVNQAVVFLIEHLPPQMHLIIATREDPVLPLPRLRVRHQLTELRAADLRFNASEAAEFLGGVMGLALSAEDVRLLESRTEGWVAGLQLAALSMQGRNDNTGFIQSFTGSHKFVVDYLIEEVLQQQSASIQAFLQFTSVLGRMCGPLCDAVLGEDPEGSPLASGQRTLEYLEHANLFLIPLDNERRWYRYHHLFADLLRERLSQGICPSKGEAERTVSALHIRASRWYEDNGFELEAFHHAAAAGDTERAARLIEGEGMPLLFRGAVTPVLNWLQAMPGEELDAIPSLWVMYASALLMTGRLSSVEQKLQAAEQALHGAVQDEKTRDLIGHIASIRATLAVSKHQADPIIAESRRALEYLHPDNLPVRAAAAWTLGYAYQLQGERGLAGAAYNDALSVSKRIGHLMITMMATLGQGNIQEAENQLPAAAGSYLQVLEWAGDPPLPAACEAHLGLARIYYEWNKWDTAMLHGQQSILLAEQFEDSDRGVAGKVLLARLKLARGEVSEAAAILKQADHVARQRHYWTQIPHIAAVQVPVMLHQGNLEAAAILAEKHGLPLSQAKVNLAREDTSAVLAVLEPVLKQAAANGCEDERLKGMILYAAALYRCGDQSGAAHTLAEAMRIAEPGGFIRIFVDEGPEVERLLRGAAVCEEMQDYRRKLLAAFAAEKPSSIPMRSSGHQVRSDQPLFEKLSGRELEVLQLIAQGLSNREIGDRLFLALSTVKGYNRNIFDKLQVSRRTEAIARARTLGIL
- a CDS encoding NAD(P)-dependent alcohol dehydrogenase, translating into MKAIVCTKYGSPETLHLIDMEKPAPKRKELLVKVHASTVTAGDIRVRTFKSPALLWLPMRLVLGLSKPRKPVLGVELAGEVVAVGSEVARFKQGDPVFALTGMRFGAHAEYACLSEDGMVSIKPANTTYEEAAAALYGGTTALYFLRKANIQKGQKVLIYGASGTVGTFALQLARHFGAEVDGVCSTANLEWVKSLGASQVIDYTAEDCTQRGGQYDIIFDAVGKLPKSSRKKALKPHGSFVTVDGQGIAKVRIQDLQLLKELMESGNIKSVIDRYYPLEQMAEAHRYVEQGHKKGNVVIRVSQGLNQ